Proteins from a single region of Bombus vancouverensis nearcticus chromosome 5, iyBomVanc1_principal, whole genome shotgun sequence:
- the Ythdf gene encoding YTH domain-containing family protein, which translates to MSTGLAGAVSNQRMKGQTNSQVSNGPKEHQQQPQTEHAGGEDTGFDSWRGGNSTHHSSYPIGTGDPYSPYYAGTSFPYQTFGAGDGTWSNGTDPVAFLSGYGGQIGHDAYGMDGMFSASAGGGFSTFGQPAFNYFHGNGDFSAWGTPRKTRYEDYYQAPRGNENYPTPSNAEIKTIEQSVQGLSLGSGEVPRQEQTSSNQSIKPEAKEPRKITWASVASQPAKPVPPLSSSQGMKKKAGMPPPPIVPGKHNMDIGTWGEGKSSAPPPTAPPPPQVQPPVPPPPPLAQRQRPPPPPPCWNRQPTTPPSPPQSQIHMPPQQQHQHQQQQQQQQQQQQQQQQPQQQQQQLQPQQQQITQSQSHPVLDKLKVKNDYNPVEFDETAPGARFFVIKSYSEDDIHRSIKYEIWCSTEHGNKRLDQAYKEASCEGAPLYLFFSVNGSGHFCGMAQMVSPVDYKSNSSVWSQDKWKGQFRVRWIYVKDVPNVQLRHIRLENNENKPVTNSRDAQEVPHAKGITVLRILHTYRHSTSIFDDFGHYERKQAEEDQRKAPSNAIQHHHSSNHRNRGHSDLSRDHHPHQSHLHHQRKDRDGGRGRGRGGSRQ; encoded by the exons ATGTCAACTGGATTGGCAGGTGCTGTTTCAAATCAG CGGATGAAAGGACAAACTAACAGTCAAG TGAGCAATGGTCCTAAAGAACACCAGCAGCAACCACAGACAGAACATGCTGGTGGAGAAGATACTGGATTTGATTCATGGAGAGGAGGCAATAGTACACATCATTCTAGTTATCCAATTGGAACTGGTGATCCATATAGTCCTTACTATGCAGGTACTTCATTCCCTTATCAAACATTTGGTGCTGGGGATGGTACTTGGTCAAATGGAACAGACCCCGTTGCGTTTCTTTCTGGCTATGGAGGTCAAATAGGTCACGATGCATATGGCATGGATGGAATGTTTTCTGCTAGTGCAGGAGGTGGTTTTAGTACATTTGGTCAAcctgcttttaattattttcatggAAATGGTGATTTTAGTGCTTGGGGCACTCCAAGAAAAACACGCTATGAAGATTATTATCAGGCTCCACGTGGAAATGAAAATTATCCAACACCTAGTAATGCAGAAATTAAGACTATTGAACAAAGTGTGCAAGGCTTGTCACTAGGAAGTGGAGAAGTTCCACGTCAAGAACAAACTTCATCTAATCAATCAATAAAACCAGAAGCAAAAGAACCTAGAAAGATAACATGGGCCAGTGTTGCAAGTCAACCTGCAAAGCCTGTTCCTCCACTTTCATCTTCTCAAGGAATGAAAAAAAAGGCTGGAATGCCACCACCACCTATTGTGCCAGGGAAGCACAATATGGATATTGGAACATGGGGTGAAGGTAAATCTTCTGCACCTCCTCCAACAGCACCACCGCCACCACAAGTACAGCCTCCTGTTCCACCACCCCCGCCATTGGCTCAGAGACAGagacctcctcctcctccaccatGTTGGAATAGACAACCTACAACACCTCCATCACCTCCACAATCGCAGATTCATATGCCCCCACAACAACAGCACCAACaccaacagcagcagcaacaacaacaacaacaacagcagcagcagcagcaacctcagcaacaacagcagcaactgCAGCCACAACAGCAGCAAATTACACAATCACAGTCGCATCCTGTCTTAGATAAGCTGAAAGTGAAGAATGATTATAATCCTGTAGAATTTGATGAAACTGCTCCTGGAGCTAGGTTTTTTGTAATCAAGTCTTACTCTGAGGATGATATTCATAGATCCATTAAATATGAGATTTGGTGCAGTACTGAGCATGGTAATAAAAGATTGGATCAAGCATATAAAGAAGCCAGTTGTGAAGGTGCGCCTTTATATTTGTTCTTTTCTGTCAATGGATCTGGTCACTTTTGTGGTATGGCACAAATGGTGTCACCTGTTGATTATAAGAGCAATAGCTCTGTATGGTCTCAAGATAAATGGAAAGGCCAATTTCGTGTACGTTGGATTTATGTTAAAGATGTTCCTAATGTGCAACTTCGTCACATTAGACTAGAAAACAATGAAAATAAACCAGTGACTAATTCAAGGGATGCACAGGAAGTCCCTCACGCAAAAGGCATAACAGTGCTGCGTATATTACATACTTATCGACATTCAACTAGCATTTTTGATGACTTTGGACATTATGAACGTAAACAAGCAGAAGAAGATCAACGTAAGGCTCCATCAAATGCTATACAACATCATCACTCTTCCAATCATAGAAATAGAGGACATTCAGATTTATCAAGGGATCATCATCCTCATCAATCGCATTTACATCATCAACGCAAA GATCGGGATGGTGGTCGTGGTAGAGGCAGAGGAGGTTCACGCCAGTAG